Genomic window (Peromyscus leucopus breed LL Stock chromosome 15, UCI_PerLeu_2.1, whole genome shotgun sequence):
GCGGCAGCAGCCGGCCCTGGCCGGGTCCCAAGCGTCGCAAGATGGATTTCCTGCTGGTGCAGCTGGCAGCCGCCGACCTGTACGCGTGCGGTGGCACCGCTTTGTCGCAGCTGGCTTGGGAGCTGCTAGGCGACCCGCGTCCGGCTCTGGGAGACCTGGCGTGCCGCTTCTCGCAGCTACTGCAGGCATCGGGGCGGGGCGCCTCCGCCCACCTGGTGGCGCTCATCGCCCTCGAGCGCCAGCTCGCCGTGCGCCGTCCGCAGGGCCCGCAGCTGCCCGCGCgcgccctggctgccctgggctGGCTGCTGGCGCTGCTGCTGGCACTGCCGCCGACCTTCGTGGTGCGCTGGGGCGCTCCTCCACCTCCGGCTGCCAGCGCCTGGCCGGGGGAGCATCGCTGCGGGGGCATCTTCGCGCCCCTGCCGCGCTGGCACCTGCAGATCTACGCTGTCTACGAAGCTATCGTGGGCTTCGCGGCTCCGGTCGCTATCATGGGTGTCTCTTGCGGCCacctgttgtgtgtgtggtggcagcGCGGGTCTCAGGCTCCGGTGGCTGGGGCACCCTGGTCAGCCAGTCCGGCCCGAGCCCCCAGTGCACTGCCCCGCGCCAAGGTGCAGAGCCTGAAAATGAGCCTGTCGCTGGCACTGCTCTTCGTGGGCTGCGAGCTACCCTATTTCGCCGCCCGCTTGGCAGCCGCCTGGTCGTCGGGGCCCGCGGGTGACTGGGAGGGAGAGGGCCTAGTGGTGGCGAT
Coding sequences:
- the Gpr150 gene encoding probable G-protein coupled receptor 150, which codes for MEDPFSPTALPPAPNLSLSILPSWSLNLTSGQATSVPGPQPPPRGPPSHPIHLVFMGIILVAAVAGNITVLCRLCGGSSRPWPGPKRRKMDFLLVQLAAADLYACGGTALSQLAWELLGDPRPALGDLACRFSQLLQASGRGASAHLVALIALERQLAVRRPQGPQLPARALAALGWLLALLLALPPTFVVRWGAPPPPAASAWPGEHRCGGIFAPLPRWHLQIYAVYEAIVGFAAPVAIMGVSCGHLLCVWWQRGSQAPVAGAPWSASPARAPSALPRAKVQSLKMSLSLALLFVGCELPYFAARLAAAWSSGPAGDWEGEGLVVAMRVVEVANSALNPFVYLFFQAGDCGLWRRLRRRLGVVCCGREGEAEINEGAGDHQALHRHRWPHPHYHHARREERDKGYLRPPPPRPRPLSCSCESPF